From Periophthalmus magnuspinnatus isolate fPerMag1 chromosome 1, fPerMag1.2.pri, whole genome shotgun sequence:
ATTTTGAAATAACATTACTTTTGAGTACAATTCTGGCTATTTTACCCATTTGGTCTTTTTACATAACTGTGTAACAGTGCTGCCCTCTACTGTAGTTACTGTGTAATGGAGGAGATGCTGCGTGACCTCTTCATGATTAGACGTACTTCCACGTCTGGGAGGCTGTCCTGTTTGGTCTGAGCACACCCCTCGTCTGCTACAGCCATGTGCAAGTCGAAACGCAGAGATACAGACTTCTTCCTCAGCTTTGGGTTTCCTCTGAAGAAAGAGCCCTCCCACTGCTTGATCACTTTGTCAATCTTTTCTGTCCTGGAGAAAAGAAAGCatagaaaatacaaaacaaaaagtctaTAACATGAAAGAAGCAGGGCTGGTTCATATGTTCATATGTATTACAAATCCAAACCAGATCTCAGCCCAGTGACAATATTGGAGTTTGGTGTCATTTTGTGATTCACTGATTCTGCTCAAACACACTTTTACCCACTATTACTTCTGTTCACTATACTGTTCTATTAAACAGCTAAACTTTCAGTGTTTCAACCTCTTCAACACAGTTTATATTTGGAAATGTGTTTTCCAATTAAAAAGTCAATGTGCTGTTTAATGTAGGAACAAACTGTAATTCAAAGGTCCCAAAAACCCTCTCACAATGTTAAAGGCTGGAACAAGTGATACCATGTGCCTGTTCAACAGAGGGCACCAaagagcagcagttacataaAAATATGGTCCATTATGGTCATCTTACTGTAGATGTGCTGGCATGAAATttacaatattacaatattacttggttacagtatttttttttaaagaagtttatatttttttctatactaATATTAATGATATGTAATTTCCAATGTATTACATCTGCTCCAGATAGCCTTTTGATCATTTTGTATCTTCACTTAATTTCCTAATGGTATTACACTTGCTGATAAAAGTTTAGCAACTGGTGTGTAGAGATACTTAATTGTTCTTCCCATGTAGTCATTGTGATAGGTTTCCATTCACTGGCAGATTGCATGACAAGCTCATTTACCACAGCCTTGAATCAGCAATGActttaaacataaatgaaacactGTTCACAATAGTTATGTGGCTTGTAACACCTGTATGTCGAACAAAGGATTGTCTTGTCAAATAATAACAGACTCCACGCCTTGATGTCTGTCAGGCTGAGTCTCCACATCAAACACTGAGCTACACAGGAGGAATATTCCCATAGTGCATGGGAACTGAGCTCGCAACTCAAAGtccaaacacaatagtgaatcttcatttttgtcttgtctCCTGTTGCAGACGTCTGTGAGGTGTGGACAGCACTAATTATAGTGTATCATTACAAAACTAATGACTTAGGGAAGAATGTGTTGTCAAACGATGACGACAGATAATTATAAGGCGTCATAAACACCCAACAAATTGGGTGGAAAAAATTTGACATTATTGTGATatcattatattaaaaaacCAATGGCATCAAACATTcagaaataattaataaatctaTGTTATatctttttagatatttttgggAGTTTAATAATGACATAACcagagtaacactttattattcaggGTATTATTTGCGTATTTgagcaacagtggctcagtggttagtgCACTCATCCATGAACGGTTTGATTCTCTCTAGTTGTGTCCatagacaagacacttcacctactaTACCTAAAACAAATGTGGTCTCTGAATTAGTGATTGGCGGTGGTCAGAGGAGCCAATGGAGCAAATCGgtagccttgcttctgtcagtctaactcagggcagctgtggctataaatACCTTGAATAATGACTAAAGTGTAGCAGTTTGAGAGTCTTCAACAAGTCTGTAAAGTGCCTTTTCAAGTGTAAAGAATCATATTGTTAGAATGTTATGTGTCAATGACTGGTAGTTGTCAAAGTTGTCGTAGCATGGATCAGCAGCCTCTCTACCACAGGGTGGCTATGGCTACCATCATCAAGTGAgggaagtaaataaataaagaataaagggCTTGTGAATCTACTAAATATTGTACAttatatgaaccatctcacactctgaggacttcagggactggcctcctgctggtgcccagaatcagggctaaacatggggaatcagtgtttcagttttatgcatctacaacctggaacagtcttcctgaagatgtgagacaggcctctactttgacaatgtttaaattcaggctcaaaacggttctgtttagctgtgtatataacggaaaggttttttattctgcactcttctcttttaatgttaattttatgatgattatttatgattatttacactttgatttgttgtatcgTGATTTtaaatgcctttcttattctgtaaagcacttgaaAGCACTAGGAATTGTGCTATGCACATAAACTTGTCTTACTTTGCCTTGCCTAGAAAGATTTTGGCAGTAAAACAAACTCACCATCAGCTTTCTTTTGATATAACAtcaatattgcacaaaatattGCTTCGACTTAGATTAGATTCATTTCTTGTTGCTgatgtgtccttgagcaagagcCACCCAGCTGTCTCATGTATCTTTGTTGTAAGATAAAAAGCCCCTTCATGTAAAATGCTTGGTTTGTTTTAGCACTAAAGAGAAGCGGTTGGCACCTGCTTGTAGAAAGTGCCTACATTTCAGAGCGGAGCAGGGGTGCTGACTCCAGGCCAATGGGGGAAATTAGGATCAATACTCACTCGATGGTGCCATGACCCTCTGCACTCTCTCGCACCACGTTGCCCTGAAGGATCTCCTGGGTTTTCACAGTGGAGATGGGCAGGTCCTTATCCAGCTCAGGCTCTGCCGAACAAATCAGGCATGAATCATAAAGATGCGCACGTCATGAGTGAGAGTCTTATACTCCACCAAGTAGCATTTCGCATTGCTGTTGTAAATTATTCAAGGATTCTGGAGGTACTTTTGGAAATCTTAGAACCTTTACTCAATAATATGTGTATGAAAAACAGGTTTATCAGCTCTGAGCGTACAGAAATGCCATGCTTTCCAGCAGAGgggaataaaaaatacttttccagTCTTAAAGACATTTAAATTAGGCAACAAAAATAGCTGCTCATATCAAATATATCTCAGTGGCCGCTATTATGAGCCGTTATAAACGAGACCAGCAAAATATATGTATCTATGTGAGTACTATTTAATTAAAGGCATTTCaggctttgcctgaaatgtttcacaatatggcatggAACTTATGAATGTATTCAAATATGGAGaaacaaatatattaatatacaAATTGCTAAACAAATATATTGAAACTATGCATTCTTGAGCACatcacctttccacagacctACACAGAGTTGTAACTTcaactgcttttctccatgCAGATATATAGGTTTAATCCCCTACCATGAGCAAGCAATTCAATCATATTTCTATGGCGatatggcagaccctccaccagaaaaagttacatgctgCACTTTGAAAGTCacaacaaggtctaaaccaagatcaAATACAGGATATAACAGACCATTTCATACCAGTATTCCACACAGGTTTGTTACTCTTGAAAAACTTGTTACACCATGACTGTTCCCGTGCCATGGCGCCTCCCTCACCTGTGAGTATGACGAGGCTCTGTTGTCTGATGAGGATGGAGCGCTTCTTGAGCCCATTCTCAGGGGGGAGCAGAGGGGGGATGTCGGGTAGAGGCTCTGATTTGGGCTCGTCTGGAGTCAAAGCCAAATCACTCTGGTCATTCTCTGATCCGCTCTCCTTTGAGTCAGTGCCAGGAGACTTCCACAAATGCAGGGACATTGGAGGCGCATTTCGGGTCATGTATCTAAAATCACAAAGATATATAACCTCTTATTTATCAGGCAAGTTTGTTGAGACCTTGGTGATATTAAATCAGAGTATCTCTTTGGGAGCGACAGTGGCTCTGGTGGTAAAGTGGTGGTCTTATAACTGTAAAGTTATAGTTTTATTCAAGCATTTATGTATGCATGCAATCTTTATGAATGAGACTCCAGATCTGTGAAGACCCTGCTATCTATctctataaaaatacaaaaaactagTCCAGCTAGCTCCCACAACAATGTAAGCCATACAATAGTAGCATTTGAATTACCCTGAACATGCTAATCTTCCCATGCATTTCCCTGTCTTCCTGCACAAACATCTCTACCTGAATCCAGAAACAGGTCAGTTCGGGCCAGCAGGAAATTTAGACAAGATGTTGGACGTTTACAGTATAAACAGGCTAACAAAGCCTCGGCTCTGAATCACATTTCCATTCAACACAACATttgtacacacaataaacaaaaacagaacagtaaGCTGATGTTAGTACAAGAAGAGCCCTACatgatttaatcctgatttgaacctgttttagtccttatttatGCCTGGTTTATACCTTTAGGCATTTTCCATGATTTGTCCTGGAATAGattggtctagtcctagtctaaaCTTGTTTCGACCATAAATACCTGATTTTGATTATAGTAATTGGATTTTACCAGTGGAGATGCTTAGGAGTCAAACACCCTTTTCCTACCTgaccataacacattttatcatttttatatatcatcaaaatcattctaaaataTTTGTAGGTCCAAATAACATGCAATTCTTTTAACAGAATGTAAACACTCTAATTTGGAGTTGAACCCCTAACAATCCGTACAAAGCTTTGAGGATCCAAAGTAGTTAATTGTGTTTCACATTAAGTGGCCAGGTAAAGACTGAAATACAATCTATTAAAATTTTAACTAATgttatgttaaatatgtgattACAATATGCACATCTTATTAGAGCTCATTTAGGTATTTTGGGTTTTTCAAAGGCTTGGTCAtctctggaatttccccactgtgggactaataaaggcatatcttatttCATATTCATCATATTTGTTGTtctctgaaaatctggcaaccctgggTCCCAACTTGGTTAAGAATTACAGCTTTAAGGCCTCAATGAGATCTCGATAGGGAGATCATTAGTTTGCCAGTTTGAAGAGGCTAAACAATAGTTATCAAACGATTAAACCAGCTCTGTTTTAGGTTATATaaaccattgactgtatatagaTGACTATGTATAAACACAATGGGAACATGTGATCAATTCAAGTCTTGGTGAATTGAAAACTACTAAATGCTATTGttaattttcaatattatcttttattgtgGAGTGATGCGGACTTGTCAAACAAGAGCTGCAAAATGTAGACCACCCTGAAAAAGCAAGAGCCTTACACAAACACTTTGAGTACTGTTTCGACACCAAATGTGCCAGTTATTGCATGCTATGGGATTTCCATGAGTGGCATCAAGGATTTAAGGATTTGTGCAGAAGTGTCATCATCCCTACAATAGTACAAATAGATGTTTGGGGGTATTAGAAGGTGTAATGCTAAAATCCCACTGTAGTTCCCCTTCACAACTTTTCTTAGAAGCTTGCATTGTGATTGGTCAAATGTTTCTGTGCAATATGACAATTTTAAATATTGAATGATTCGGAGCACTTTTTACAGTATGAAAAAGCTCCATGTTAAACAATTATGTtacatattttattgttgtagtatttcaaaaaaatatttctaatttcaTAGGTgaacagatgtttttgtttttttaaaagcagtATAATccttaatatttgttttattcaaagaAGTAATTGGTCACTTTTAATAAGAATCTAAGTGTCCATGATTACAActgtttattaatttattattgaaaaggatcagatatgatttaattgtaaattatttttatctGAATAGATACACTGAGAAAAGGCacgttttttgtttagtttaggtttttttttgtgaagaaaaaccacctccttgaactgccaccttaactTGGTGGTGTTCTGATTGGTCCTGGGAGCTATATTGTCTGACAGAGTCACCTGTGGTAAACAAGTCccctctggggacatggaatgtcacctcgctgtgGGGCAGGAGCCTGAGCTTATGCGGAAGGTTGTGCATTACTTATTAAACCTAGTTGGCCACATCTcgacgcacagcttgggctctggaacccaactccttgagaggggttagACTCACCACTTCTCTGGTGTTGCTCGCATAGAGAGAtggcaagctggtgtgggcttgcatATTGTCTCACAACTCAGGCTCCACGTGTCGGAGTTCAGGCCAGGGAATGAAAGGGTCACATCTCTGCGCCTTTGAGTCGGAGTCTCTCACTGTTGCCTCGGCCtacaggccaaacagcagtgcagagtgcTCCTTTTTTACGGAGGGAAGTTGAGTCAAAGGCAAAGCTTTCAGTTTACCAGtaaatctatgttcctaccctcacctatggtcattaGCTTCAGATGATGACCAAAAAGACAAGACTGCAGTTACaagtggtcaaaatgagtttccttcgCAGGATGTGTGTTCCCTTAGAAATAGGGTGAGTAGCTCAGTCACACGGAAGGAGCTCAGACTAGAGATGCTGCTCCTTCACgtagagaggagccagctgaggtggctcgggcatctgctccaGGGTGAGGGATGTCTGGGGGTCGTTGCTCAGACTGTTGCCCTGCGACTCAGCCTTAGATAAGAGAAAATGGATAGAATGGATGGACAATAGAAAGAATAATAGTTTGGCAAGTTAAGTCAATCAAAACTCATTTCTGACCAGTCAActacaaaaaatgtttaattgtttttgttttgtttctttttttctgctgGTTAAATCATCAGTTTTGTGAAGCTCTGCACATTGATCACTGTTGTGATTATGTCAtgccaaacaacaaaaaatccaaatgactTATTGCACCTATCTAAACCTTGGCTCATATCCTGCTTTGTTCTGCTActttaaaataagaataaaccAGTTTCAGTGCCACGTCCTGTCTGCCCTTGTATGGAGAACAAACATAATTGTCTGAATGAAATCATCACAGTAGAAGAAGGCTGCAGACACCTGTCCCATAAAACTAAATGATGTTCTTCTTCTATATAACGTAATCATAAAGCTACAACAGCAAAGGTGTGAAAAGCTATGGCATCTTTAATAGTTCAAAAAGCCCCAGAGAACAATTAAGCGTCAAGTCAAAGGTGATAAATATTTCCATAAGAAGCAGATGGAAAATGAGCGGTAGGCTTAGTCACAATGTTGGACTGTTTCCAATTGCTTCATAGCTTATAGTTCAATAGTATGGCTGTAATTATGAGCTGCGGGTTCAAAATTTTGTACTGAACTTAACTACAAATAATCATCAAGTTGAAAGTAGTAACATCTATCTCTTGTAATAATATAAGGTTATCATAAGtgttaaaaagtgttttattttgtttactttgaGGGCTGAGTAAGTAGGACATGTAAAAGGATAAGGTCCTGTGCTGTTATTATTCCTGGTGGTGGTAGTCGTAGCAGTTGTAATTGATGTCAAATGAACCGTATTAATATGACAACacaatttcatttaatttcaaaTTTCAGTGTGCAATAAAGGTACAAGAACAgcaatagaataaaaatatgcaatcacaaattatgaaaaattacaataaaaatagacCTTAAATCTTTTAATTAAAATAGACTAATTAAACGTAATTACTGTTGTATTTCCTCTTTTGCTTAAGTTACCATAGCATGTTATTTAGAATAATATTTTGTAGTAATACAGACTTAGaattttttataaaaaatgtataaaacatatatatatataatatgtcaATGTTAAGAATGccatcctagtttagtctgatGCTCATGAAAGTTAAtttatatgttattttttaCAGAGCCATACCATGTAATAAACTACAGGGGGCCTTGTTTAATTAAATGCCTTCCTCCTGGTGGGCTATAAAACTCACTGAGCATCTAACCACTCTTCCTCATTTGTAATTACCCCCAAAGTTCCCCTCACCTGCCCTCCTCTCGTTCCAACAGCCGTCTGTAGGTGGTGATCTCGCGCTCCAGCCTCATCTTGGTGTTGAGCAGCTGGTTGTGGCGTTGGCGTTGAGTGGCCAGTCCGCTCCTGACCTGCTCTAGTTCCGCCTCCAGTCGGGTGATCACCTGAGAGAGGTCCTGTAGCTGAGACGAGTATAAGCGCTGGGTGTGCTGCAGTGACATCTCGAGGCCTTTCTCCTATACAGAAGGAAACAAGGTATATGGTACATGCacgcaaaataaatgaaactgcGTTCTGAAATCCAGTCAATCTACAGTACTCTTTAGGCATTGGCAGTCACCGGTTTACCACCATTCTTTTGTTGTACACTTCTGATAGATATTGACAGATGTGGGTTAAAAACCCCACAAGATCTGCCACCAAATTTGGATTGGACCCATTTTTACTGCGTCTTACAAATCAACTTTGAGAACAATGGCTGCATGATTAAATCCACTCATTGCTCATGATATAAACGAGTGTGTAGTCCTGACTGTCCAGGTAAATAAGCAGCACCTACCCTGTGTGATATGACTAATATCAAAGGCCAGTGACATTTTAAGGAGCTTCCAGAGCCAGTGGCTGCATGATGAAATTTCAGGTCTCCATTGTTTGATAAACCTCTGACTAAACAATCcttcaaaaataaattcaaaacaatgcatgatttatttaatttattagttTTGTGATGATGTAGTTTCTTTGTTTATAAAGCAATGTTTTTTTGAGGATTGGAGGTAGGCATGGAAGCAGGACGTAACTATGATTATGAAGGATAAAGCCAATCCCTAGACAATAAACAACTGTAGAAACATGAAACTGTATCATAAAGGTCAACAGTAATTGAAACTATTACTGGTGTTTTCCTGTCTAGTTGTCTGAACTAATCTCATCCATCATGACCTCATTAATTTGGAAAGGGTGCTGTTTCCGTTCTATtaatttcaaatcaaaacaagattTAAAAGTATGTATAAACGTTATGATGTAATCTGTATagggtttattttatattaactcTGAATAGGGCCCATTCAAAAAAGTATTAAGTGTCAACAATGCAGAAAACTGGTTATATAATATGTTGTAACGAATACATTTACAAACTACAAAACTGCTCtgtccaaaaataaaaaggaTTTTGTGACACTATTCACTTTAGATGGGCTCATTGTACCGTCTTCTCTCACACCAACTATGTGTCTTTCTCTACAACCACAGatcttctctttgttttttctcttgGCTTCCTGGTTGGTATTTCAAATTTCAATATGCCTATTGACTATTCATCTGCTTTAATCTGGTCTTTCTAACATCAGTAATAcctcataaaaacatgcatgtatttgtgttttgtttcattcacatgtttgagttaccctttattattagtctgtctacatctccgaagctcaaaatgctctgttccgccttgtcatgtcatgtagttttcaagttaacagctgccttttaccttttgtataAAAGAGATTAggaattccaggactgaaataaaccaaatgatttttatttgaaattagTTTTTGGGTACAtttaagtataaagtataagtTTTCTatatattactttattatttttcttaccGTGGCATGAAGGGTCTCTATCTCGACCTGCAAAGCGTGCCACTGTTTTCGGGCTTCAGCCAGTTCTGCCCTGGCCTCTCTCAACGCTGCTCCACCCATGTTTACCTGCGCCCATGCTGCCTCCTCCTGTGGGGCAACAAACATGTCCGACATAGGAATCAATACAAGAGTTGGCTTTTAAACCCTAATCCTAAATAGTTGTACTACCATGCACAGAGACAACTTTTATAATGGCAGACAGAGCAGTCCCAGTTGGGGTTAGCTTGTAGATAAACAGAGAGTGTGGACACAGCTGTACAGGCTGTTCACACCTTTGATATCCATAATGACATGACATTGCCTTGACACAGCTACTCTGAATGTACTGTGGGCCTTTGGAGACAGGTTTTCTAATCAACAGGTTAAGTCCATGtcaacaaaaatgacacaaaaatagAGGGATGAATGAATCACGATTTCAGAAGGGATTATCATTGtaaaatatgatcatttataTAATGACTTATACTGACTTTCAGAAACTGCAAGTTATACAacaattttaaaacaatttgcTTGTGTgctatggaaaaaaaagaaaaaaaagaaaaaaaaaagctttttttacacatttagttAAATCTATATTGAAATTAGTCATAATAAGTCAAACTGGCAAAATTCGTCATCTTTGTTGTAAGGAACTGGCATCTCCATAGTGTTAACATCAGCCAAAAAGGTTATTAAAAAAGTAAAGCCGGGAATAAACTACTCAAACTGCTGGACCACTACAGGTGAATACATCTATTGCATTATAGTACCAGAATGCAGGAATGAATGCTAACTTCagtaattaggcccgagcccctacagggcgtagggcctattgcttccgcaacgatgagtgcgaagcactcatcgttgcaaactgtcttcacgaagttgcgcgcgaagcgcgcaacttcgtggcagcaccgcgaccttgcacagactcctgtgtcctagcaacccatgccgtaggcatgggacatgcatatttgttcttgctagcatgtcagcgtcaacaatgagtcaatgggcgaagcccattgactcattgttgacgctgacgcagcgcgaagcgctcatgtctccaaacacactcctggcatcgagccctatccaagcccccatgctgcaggcatgggccatacttgttactgctaaaatgaatggaagtcaatgggaggtcaatggcggaccccgacgtcatggcgaatgacgagcgcgttagcgctcgtcattcgccattgaccccatggtgacgtggggaaagtcgagagctttcaaaaaacgtataatatgtgtttctaatgttttcggatatattgtttttgctaaaaatattattatttaggcccgagcccctacagggcgtagggcctattgct
This genomic window contains:
- the krt222 gene encoding keratin, type I cytoskeletal 18, which produces MQEDAGQTMQSLNARLRVFLEQVNRLQEANLRLEAQISAWGVQRSSQCQEWSLKEQTVKELREQVGKLLVENAELALQSENMKSKAAHIQARCETEERTTKRLEKQVEQLRESKRRAEQSSESLRSDVHQSITELQQLHQEYQAAQALHSTDALLATSTHTAAAAAVHGARGGGEKEDGTAMELTRLLHEIRTQCDQTRVPNPRQRHQSPGNLANLSPGSVGPSHSGAGGATSTAAAASRTSRGALAEEEAAWAQVNMGGAALREARAELAEARKQWHALQVEIETLHATEKGLEMSLQHTQRLYSSQLQDLSQVITRLEAELEQVRSGLATQRQRHNQLLNTKMRLEREITTYRRLLEREEGRYMTRNAPPMSLHLWKSPGTDSKESGSENDQSDLALTPDEPKSEPLPDIPPLLPPENGLKKRSILIRQQSLVILTEPELDKDLPISTVKTQEILQGNVVRESAEGHGTIETEKIDKVIKQWEGSFFRGNPKLRKKSVSLRFDLHMAVADEGCAQTKQDSLPDVEVRLIMKRSRSISSITQ